The following proteins come from a genomic window of Balearica regulorum gibbericeps isolate bBalReg1 chromosome 19, bBalReg1.pri, whole genome shotgun sequence:
- the SERPINF2 gene encoding alpha-2-antiplasmin produces the protein MVFLWGLSLLCLSALHSHLRFSSAHAIEQRRLFLDKDGELKDVKNAGIAESAVLGAIPTLPNADLADFTYDTFQDIDGPVLPFATTQPDTRNDWNTEDKVIAGTGGCHKQQPSGETASSEEEGEVEDKSCEMTGKKSQRLADGLMRFSIDLLREVQLESNRTNVILSPLGIALALSHLALGAANQTEKHLLEAMHLESVPHLHHTLGTLCRRLTESTLSLASRLYLQKGFEVKEKFLEDSEKFYRAKPMALSGISEDDVVAINKWVKEATNGQIPTFLQQLPENTVMLLLSAIHFHGFWRNKFDASFTGPDVFHLDNEFMVPVEMMKAQKYSLSWFTLESQDIQVAKFPFKSNMSFVVIVPNQYTWNTSHVLENFPYKQLCWLFPKEVPTTVKIPKIKLDYQLELNKVLSQMGLQELFTSPNLQKITDEPLFVSSIQHQATLELKEDGVEASAATSVAISRSVSAFSLDRPFVFIIFEDETGIPLFIGSVQNPNPNAAPQIKEPQDSREATDLNEYPMPK, from the exons ATGGTGTTCCTCTGGGGTCTGTCGCTGCTCTGTCTATCCGCTCTGCACAGTCACCTACGG TTTTCTTCAGCGCATGCCATTGAGCAAAGGCGTCTCTTCTTAGACAAAGATGGGGAGCTGAAG gatGTGAAAAATGCTGGAATTGCAGAgtctgctgtgctgggagccaTCCCAACCCTGCCGAACGCAGACCTGGCAGACTTTACCTATGACACCTTCCAGGACATCGATGGACCCGTGTTACCTTTCGCCACCACACAGCCAGACACGAGGAATGACTGGAACACAGAAGATAAAGTCATAGCTGGGACTGGGGGCTGTCACAAACAGCAACCATCTGGGGAAACTGCCTcttctgaagaggaaggagaggttgAAGATAAAAGCTGTGAGATGACTGGGAAGAAGAGCCAGAGGCTAGCAGATGGCTTGATGAGATTCAGCATCGATCTCCTGAGAGAGGTCCAGCTGGAGTCCAACAGAACCAATGTGATCCTGTCACCCCTCGGCATCGCCCTCGCCTTGTCTCACCTGGCACTGG GAGCAGCAAATCAGACAGAGAAGCATTTGCTGGAGGCGATGCATCTGGAGTCGGTGCCCCATCTCCACCACACGTTGGGCACCCTTTGCAGAAGACTCACAGAATCCACCCTCAGCCTTGCGTCACGTCTGTACCTGCAGAAAG gATTTGAGGTGAAAGAGAAGTTCCTGGAGGATTCAGAGAAATTCTACAGGGCAAAGCCCATGGCCCTTTCTGGCATCAGTGAGGATGACGTCGTAGCCATAAACAAGTGGGTAAAGGAAGCAACTAATGGGCAAATACCCACCTTCCTACAGCAGCTCCCTGAAAACACAGTGATGCTCTTGCTCAGTGCAATCCATTTCCATG GGTTTTGGAGGAATAAGTTTGATGCTAGCTTCACTGGGCCGGATGTGTTTCACCTTGACAATGAGTTCATGGTCCCAGTCGAGATGATGAAAGCCCAGAAGTACTCCCTGAGCTGGTTTACACTGGAGTCCCAGGACATTCAG gTGGCCAAGTTTCCCTTTAAGAGTAACATGAGTTTTGTGGTCATTGTACCAAATCAGTATACTTGGAATACCTCTCATGTGCTGGAGAACTTCCCTTATAAACAACTATGCTGGCTTTTCCCCAAAGAGGTACCCACCACAGTGAAGATCCCCAAAATAAAATTGGACTACCAGCTGGAACTCAACAAGGTTCTCAGTCAAATGG GCCTCCAGGAGCTGTTCACAAGCCCAAATCTCCAGAAGATCACAGATGAGCCTCTCTTCGTATCCAGTATACAGCATCAGGCTACCCTGGAGCTTAAAGAAGATGGGGTGGAAGCATCTGCTGCTACCAGCGTCGCTATTTCACGCTCGGTCTCTGCCTTCAGCCTTGACCGGCCCTTTGTCTTCATTATCTTTGAAGATGAAACAGGCATCCCCCTTTTTATAGGCAGTGTCCAGAACCCTAACCCCAATGCTGCTCCCCAGATAAAAGAGCCACAGGACTCACGTGAAGCCACAGATCTCAATGAGTACCCCATGCCCAAATaa